Below is a genomic region from Spartinivicinus marinus.
AAAATTGTAATGACCCTGCTATCTTTTTAGCAAATATCACCTTCCATTTGCTAAAAGGTAACGTTAAGGGGCTTAGTCAAATATTAGCAAAAAGTACTCACATTAAATCCAGTTATCTTATCAATTTACGTGATGCCTGCATGTATTTATGTAATCGAAAAACTGATGACATAATCAATACAGTGATAATACTTGATAAAATGTCTCCCCCTAATCCACTGCTTGCTGTTTTGGTAGCAGAGGCGCAGTATATTCAATGTAAGTTCACCGAAGCCTTTTACAATTTTTCTAAAGCAGCCAATAACTTTACTTTCAATAAACAGCTCATTATTAAAGCAAGACAATGTTTGCAGCATATTGAAGCAACGAAATACAGTGAACCATTAGTTCAAGGTGCCATAGACTATTTAAAAGATGACCGTTTCGATAGTAAAGAAATAGCGACTCTCATTACTTCACTCATTCAATTCAAGTATCAGCTGACTGAAAAGCAAACTGACACTATATCACTTGACTTAAACGATATAACACAAGATGAATTTCTGATTGAAGCATTACAAAGAATTATCATTATAGACCCTGATATTGAGTTGTTTTTACTGGCCGTACGCAACAACTTGCTCAATACTATTGTCCAACTGAGCGAAATTCCTCAGCATTTCACTAAGCTACTATGCGCTCTTGCCTTGCAAGGTTACATGAATGAATACGTCAGTTTTATTAGTAATGATGAAGCCTCAACCATTGACTCTATTCAACAAATTACCCATAACTTACTGAAAGAGTCTAATACCAGCATAGAGCAAATTGCCGGCTTGGTTTTATTGGTATCATTGTATGAACCAATATCTCAACAACCCTATTTCGAGCAACTATTACATTACTCATTAGTCGACTGGCCACAGGAGATGCAGCCTTGCATCGAAAAAATACTGTATCAACAATATCAGGAAGCCGCTTTGGCAAAGACCATCCCTCAACTAACAGCCATTGACAATCCTGTCTCCTCTGCCGTTAAAGCTCAGTATGAAGAAAATCCTTACCCCCGGTGGACAGAAGTCACTCAGTTAAAAAGCCCTTGTAATTATATCAAGTACTATCATATTGATAAGCCACCTTTTACCAAACCTAAATTTTCAACTAAATCACTGAAAATGCTGGTAGCAGGCTGCGGCACAGGTAAACACCCCATTAGTCAAGCATTACTATTTCCTGACCTGCAAATTATTGCGGTTGATCTTAGCAGCCGAAGTTTAGCCTATGCCAAACTAATGGCTGATCACTTCAAGATTAAAAATATTAGTTTTTACCAAGGCGATATTCTGCAGTTAAATGCGCTGAAAGAAAAATTTCACATTATTGAGTGTGTGGGAGTACTCCACCATATGGAAAGACCCGCTGATGGTCTGGCTGTTTTACGTGAATTACTGGTCAAGCAAGGGGTAATGAAATTAGGTCTTTATAGCCAAACTGCACGCCAAGAGATTGAAAAATTTCGCGCCAGTAACGAACTCACTCCTACTCTAGCTAATATTCGCCAGTTTCGTTACCGGGCGTTAACCGAAGAACGATCCAAGTTTGATACCTGCATTAAAGTGAGTGACTTTTATTCAACCAGTATGTGTCGTGATTTATTGTTTCATGCACAAGAACATCGCTATACAACACTGGAAATAGCCAAATTATTAAAAGATCATTCATTAGCCTTCAGAGGTTTTTACTTTAGAAGTCATGAGTTATTTACCCAATTTCAAAAACTGTTTCCTAACCCAGCAAGTATGCTAGACCTTACAGCCTGGGATCAGTTTGAGCAGCAAAATCCGTTCGCTTTCCTTGGGATGTATCAGTTTTTTGCTCAAGCCCTATAAATTATTAAATAGAGAAAGGTTACTAATGGTCGTAAAACTCTGCTGAGCTGCTTGCAATAAGAAATTCTGGAGCGATAACCGACTAATGGCTTCAGCTTGGTCAACATACAAAATTTCTGCCAAAAACTCCTCGCTGACTATATTAAATTCTTCATTTTGCGCCCGTGTACTATCGATAATATTCAATCGCCCTCCTACCTGGCTTTGTACTTCAAGTAAACTAGCAATCGCATTATCCATATTAACCAGTGTATCATCCAATAGCTTTTGTAAAGTTACCCTACCTGGTCCGTCGTTTTGTGCGTTATTTAAGCCATCTTGCAAACGTTTTACGGTTGTTAACACATCTTGCTTATCACTGGTATTTACAAAAAATGTATCGCCTTGATTAGGGGTGCCCTCAATTACGACAGCCATACCATTAAAGGATATTGACTCCCCTCCTTGAAACGGTATATTGCTGGCTAACGTGACCCCTCCTTCCTTAGTGGTAACAGTATAGTTAGCACCATTTGGTACAACAGCCGTTTCTGGATTAAACGTAATCAGTAAATCATCAGGATAAAAGGCATCTAGTGCATCTTGATCGACCACCTGTCCTACTGTAATTTTCGCTGGTGGATCAGATGTATTATTAGGATTAGCTGAGGTTAAAAACGTTTTTTGGTTACTTGCCACATCCACAAATAAATCTTTACCGCTGTCATTAATCGCTACCGTGGCACTGGCAGCAATTTGTAGAAAGCGTTGGCCTTCATCACCTAAATAATCAAATCCACCACCGACTTTCTCAATAAAAGGCGGTTGACTGGCCTGAAACCCAGCAAAGATAAATATCCCATCTGCATTTTTACGATTAAATAAGTCTTGTAGTTGATTCAGTCTAACTTCTATTTCATCTGCAATAGCAGCCTTATCTGTCACACTTAAACTGCCATTACCCGCTCGAACGGTAAGCTCTCTAACCCGCTGATAAGCACTTTTAATCCCTTGCAGTGCAGCTTCTTCAATTTTCAAACTATTCTCTGCTGCATCTAAATTACGCCGATATTGTGCTGCAATTGCCTGCTCTTGTTGAATCGCAACAATTTTTGTTGAAGCCACCGGATCATCACCAGGGGTTACCACCCGTCGTCCTGTAGCAACCTGTTGCTGAGTGTTTAATAACTCAGCACTATTTTTTTGTATTTGATTAATGCCTAATCTAAATATATCAACTGTTGAAATTCGCATAATGAGCTTCTCTATACACTGTTTAACAGGGTATCAAATAATTCCCTGGCCACATTCACCAATTGAGCAGAAGCATTATAGGCCTGTTGAAACCGAATTAAGTTAGAGGCCTCTTCATCTAAATTGACCCCTGATTCTGACTGTCTAACCCC
It encodes:
- a CDS encoding class I SAM-dependent methyltransferase — translated: MNNLVNSKPHIESTEQLITTTINQTAQLSEKSLLSLIIKSKNCNDPAIFLANITFHLLKGNVKGLSQILAKSTHIKSSYLINLRDACMYLCNRKTDDIINTVIILDKMSPPNPLLAVLVAEAQYIQCKFTEAFYNFSKAANNFTFNKQLIIKARQCLQHIEATKYSEPLVQGAIDYLKDDRFDSKEIATLITSLIQFKYQLTEKQTDTISLDLNDITQDEFLIEALQRIIIIDPDIELFLLAVRNNLLNTIVQLSEIPQHFTKLLCALALQGYMNEYVSFISNDEASTIDSIQQITHNLLKESNTSIEQIAGLVLLVSLYEPISQQPYFEQLLHYSLVDWPQEMQPCIEKILYQQYQEAALAKTIPQLTAIDNPVSSAVKAQYEENPYPRWTEVTQLKSPCNYIKYYHIDKPPFTKPKFSTKSLKMLVAGCGTGKHPISQALLFPDLQIIAVDLSSRSLAYAKLMADHFKIKNISFYQGDILQLNALKEKFHIIECVGVLHHMERPADGLAVLRELLVKQGVMKLGLYSQTARQEIEKFRASNELTPTLANIRQFRYRALTEERSKFDTCIKVSDFYSTSMCRDLLFHAQEHRYTTLEIAKLLKDHSLAFRGFYFRSHELFTQFQKLFPNPASMLDLTAWDQFEQQNPFAFLGMYQFFAQAL
- the flgL gene encoding flagellar hook-associated protein FlgL, which codes for MRISTVDIFRLGINQIQKNSAELLNTQQQVATGRRVVTPGDDPVASTKIVAIQQEQAIAAQYRRNLDAAENSLKIEEAALQGIKSAYQRVRELTVRAGNGSLSVTDKAAIADEIEVRLNQLQDLFNRKNADGIFIFAGFQASQPPFIEKVGGGFDYLGDEGQRFLQIAASATVAINDSGKDLFVDVASNQKTFLTSANPNNTSDPPAKITVGQVVDQDALDAFYPDDLLITFNPETAVVPNGANYTVTTKEGGVTLASNIPFQGGESISFNGMAVVIEGTPNQGDTFFVNTSDKQDVLTTVKRLQDGLNNAQNDGPGRVTLQKLLDDTLVNMDNAIASLLEVQSQVGGRLNIIDSTRAQNEEFNIVSEEFLAEILYVDQAEAISRLSLQNFLLQAAQQSFTTISNLSLFNNL